TGCCCTGGTTGCTTTACTGATCATTGCTATGGGAGGCTAGGGAGGGAAATTTTTGTAACAATAAGTCTTGCAATCACAGCTACTCCTTTCTTGagaactatgtgccaggcattgaacTAAGCACTTCATATTCActgtttcatttaatcctctctaAATGCAGATGGGGTACAAGGTTCCTGTATGTAAGGCATGGTTGGAAAAGCTGAGATTTAGGGGGGTTTtcggccttttggctaaggtTAAGTGTAgcgtgggggcttcccaggtagcacagtggtaaagaatctatctgccagtgcagaagacacagggacgtgggtttgatccatgggtcaggaatatcccttggaggagtaaatggcaacccagtccagtattcttgcctgagaaatcccatggacagaagaacctttcgggctatagtccatggggttgcaaagagtcggacaccactgagtgaacCCAAGAAACTTGCCCAAATTTGCATTACCATCAAGATAGCAAAATCTAGATTTGATCCAGATCACCATGACAAGAAAACCTGGACTCTTAACCACGTGCTATATTCTACTATTCCCCTTTCATGGGGTGTGGGTGAGGTTGATAAGATTGGGGCATGAGtaacaaatcaaaaccacagtgagatatttgACATCTACTTGGATGGCTCTAataaaaaattttgttgttgttgaaagagaaaaacccacaGAAAACCAAGAAGTGgtagcaaggatgtggagaattTGAAACCcttattcattgctggtgggaatgtaaaatgctgcAGCTGCTGCGGGAAACAGCCTGGTAATCCCTCAAAAAGTGAGATAGGACGACCACACAATGGAGCAGTTTCACactcaagagaactgaaaacatgttcATATAAAACTTTGTACAATTATcttcatagcagttttattcatacagtcaaaaagtggaaatgactcaagtgtccatcagctgatgaatggatcaACAAAATGCGGTAACCCTACAGAATGGAATAGTATTAAGCCCTGAAAAAGGAGGAGagtactgatacatgctgcaTCATGGAAGAACCTTGAAAATACTAAACCAAGTGAAAGCAGTCCAACACCAAAGACCAGCTAGCATATggttttatgtataaatatatgaaatgtccagaactggCAAGCTCAttgaaacagaaagtagattagtggctaccaagggctggaggaaggaggatTGAGGAGTGATGCTAATGGATACACAGAGCTTCCTTTTGGACTaacaaaaatgttctgaaatgatATACTGGTGATGGCTGTACAATATAGTGAATATTCTAAACTCCACAGAAATGTACACATTTAAACAGGTGTAATTTATGTACAGTTTTAAAGgctgactatatatatatatatatatatattttttttttttttttaacaacttcaGATCAGATCTGGAAAGTCCTTGAATACTGAACTACAGGGTCCAGGTTTTCTTTTGTACACAACAGGAAGCCATGAACATTTCTAAGGAGGTTGATGGCATAATAAGAATTGTAGAGAcacataaggggcttccctggtggctcagatggctaagaatccacttgcaatgcgggagatctgagtttgatccctgggtttgtaagatcccctgaaggagggcatgtaTTAAGCTcacatgcctgcatgctaagtcacttcagtcaggtatgactctttacgaccctatggaccccatagtgcgccaggctcctctgttcatggaattctccaggcaaaaatactggagtgggttgccatttcctcctccagggggtcttcctgacccaaggattgaaactgtTTGGATCTGATAGAAAAACATCTGTCTTACTGGAAATCACTCTTCCTCTTAGTTCCCTTACTTGTCTTCCTGAGGGCCCCTAGCTGGACTCAGTGTTTTAGCATTTTGAAAgcatcctcctcctcttcctgctcttcctcctctcctgatcctcttttttttttttaatttgaaataatgattttctaaaatcctccatgggcttcccaggtgactcagtggtaaagaatccacctgtaaggacaggagaagtgggtttgatctctgggtcatgaagatcccctggagaagagaatggtaacccactccagtattcttgcgtggaaaaccccatggacaaaggagcctggcaggctacagtccatggggtcacaaagagtcagatatgacttatcgaccaaacaacaataacaacaaaaacccttATAGATCACAGCTTTACCCAGTGAAGTCACCGGCCACCtaaattctgtttcctttctctccagttcccctccatttctttctccttcttccatCTCACCCACGCACCAAGCACAGTCAAAAGGAGTCAAATTGTCTTCGGTTCAACTTGCTGATAATTTGGCCAGATTCATAGCTCCAACGTTCTTATTTGCATAatgccctcttcctcctcctcctcatcataTCAACTCTTAGGGATCATTTGCAGCTTAGTTACTTTTCTGATGCCTGGATCATCAGCTGCAGTAAATAAATTATAGCTATAGCATCACTAGTACTATGGTGATTAACCCTGTTATTATAGGGTTAAGGGGTAGTAACTGATAGGAGTGCTGATCTTTCTTTAGAAGAGGGTTTCTTCCCTCAAATCTCAAAtatgttggtggtggtttatttgctaagtcgtgtccgactcttacaaccccatggactatagccagccaggctcctctggccatgggattctccaggcaagaatactggagtgggttgccgtttccttctccaggcgatcttcccaaaccaggaatcgaacctgggtctcctacattggcatgttctttaccaactgagctacaagagaagcccgtTGAGGGCTTCAAATACATTGAGGATGCTTTAAAAGCTTTGCCACGGAGAACTACTTTTAAGTGACAAAATCCGTTTGCCAAAGTCATctgaaacaaacacacacaaataccctAGCAGTAGGGGGCTGCTTTTAGTTTGAATTGCGTTATCAAGTGGGGATAGACCCTCTAAGGGACTTTAAGGTCAGCAAATGCCAAGTGAGCTCACTTACCTCACAGAGCTGTCTCTGGGGATTTCCCACGAGGCCCCGCCCCTGCTGAGTCACCAAGCTCCCTCTGAGAGCCTTTGACCTGCAGCTCTTCTCAGCTGCAGAATCTCACTGCTCTGAAGATTAAGAAGCAAAGTTCTTCAGCAGCCCTGCAATCTCCAGGTTTGTCCATTTGGGGCAgatggtggggggaggagaggaagaaccGAGCAGGGATGAGGATGGGAGCTTTGTTCCCTTTGTACATTTCTAGACTTTCTTCCCTTCTAATTTCTAATGACTTTCACTCCACAGCCCATTAAATGAAGACCAGGAACCTGGCCTCTAGAGATTGTTGGACTGTAGTTTTATGACTTCAAATCTcaaaatgaacaaatacataaCTATTAAGAAAGTGTGATAGTGAGTTCAACAGGGTGGTCTTTCAACATTTTAGCAATTAAGTGTTGTAATTCCACATACTGTTTGGACAAAGGAGGAATTTTAATAATGAAGTGTCTTCTCATGGAGCTGAACTGTCGGATTCTCTTTTTAAGGACTGTTATTTCAGTGACAGTACGCCACTGCCATTGTTGAAATCTAGAAGCTAATGCTGAATATCTATGAAAGTCCCCAAAAGTTCTTACTATTGTTATTTCTGCATTTTGGCAAAGCATGTTGGAAAGTGCACTCATAGACTTTGGCAAATCTGCACAAAGCTATGTGTTTACTCATGCAGGTCTTATAGAAGTTTCTATGAATTCACTGCTTTTCTGTGGTATTCCATCATTAATTACTCTTGACAACCCCTGAGTTGTGATCTTGTAGAAATGCACAGGTAATAAATAGGTGAACTGTTGATAATTATGAAAGGAGAAACCACCTCATCCTTGAAACTTTTTACCTTCTGCAGAGTGGATATTTGTGAGACCAGCTACTTTGATTAAAATTCTGTTGGACTCTGCTCGGCTAACAAATCTATGCAAGATTTCATCATGGGAAATGGCTATTACAACATAGTGGCTACTGTGCTATTGGTCATGAATCTTGAGAGGACACGATCATTGCAGGGTTTCTGTAACTGTTCAGCAGGTAAGAACCAAATTATCACATGTGCTTGATCTGTTGAAAACATGGTTCAGTTAGTCTGCTAGTCAGAGCTAATTAGCTCTGTTTTAatgatcctttttaaaaaattaaactatagttgatttataatattgcattagtttcagtgtgttagctgctcagtcatgtctgattctacctcatagactgtagtccgccaggctcctctgtccatgaaattctctaggcaagaataaggagtgggtagctattcctttctccaggggatcttccatgattcacatacagacacatatatatgtctgtgcttgtgcatgctaagttgcttcagtcgtgtccaactctttgtgaccccatggactgtagcctgccaggctcctctgtccatgggattctctaggcaagaatactggagtaggttgacatgccctcctccaggggatctttatatatatagcagtgtatctattaatcccatactcctaatttatccctcccctccattAATAtcttttattccttcatttacaaatatttcttggATGCTGCATCTTAGCTGTGTGAACATAGCCTTGTCACTTAATCTCTTGTGTCTCAGCTTTGTCATGTAGGGGTGATATGAGGACCTATCATAGGATTGATTGCTGGAAGGACTGTATGATGGGCTTAGATCAGTGCACAGTACAGGAAAAGACCTCAACAAATAGCTTGGTGTATGAGGACAAGTATTCAGACCGGAGGTGCAACAAGGAATAAGCAAGTGGCTTAACAGAGTGGGAAAAGGCAGACACATTTAAATGTTAGTGTGCCAATAAAGGACATTGATCTCCTCCTTAATCCAGTCATACTGGTCTCCCAGATCAATCAAGAGAAACTGTTTTAttcaatagattaaaaaaactaTGTTTTTCTGTTGATTTGTTTTTTGCTATATCTATACTTTGCTATTTTTAATTCTATGATTACACTTAGGGCAACCTtgcaaatggatttttttttggctgtactgtgtcttcgttgctgtgtgggcttttctctagttgcgacatggagggtctactctctagttgcggcacacagtcttcttctcattgtgatggcttctgtttttgcagagcatgagctctagggtgcttgggcttcaatagttgtggcttgtgggctctagagcacaggcttagttgctcccaggcatgtgggatcttcccagatcagggatcatacccatatctcctgcattggaaggtggattctttatcactgagccaccagggaagccccaaatggatAATTTAAAACAGTCGATCAACAAGTAAAGTGTGTTGCTATGTTACCTAGAAATCGAATCTTTATTTCATATTCTGGTTTTCTTGTGAACCTCATAATACTTCAGGTGATGACTGTCCATTGAAAAACATGAACAGCCCTGATCTTCCCCTTTTAGGTACTTTCTGTGGGAAAAGCAGTCTGGAGCCTTGCATTTCTTGTCCTTTAAATAGTTTCTCCAGCACAAGTGGACAGAAGTCCTGTGACATATGCAGAAAGTGTGAaggtatgattttaaaaatgtagtcttTATGCCGATATGTGTTGGGAAGACAAGTTTTTATTCCCTAGTGTACTGATCTTGGTTTAAAGTCTGAAGTGTCAGGTTGACTGATCCCTCTGCCAATAGGCAGGGTCCAGTAAAATAATTTACTGTAAGAGCCAACACTGGTGGATTGAGCTTTTTAAATATTAGAGGGAACATTCACTGGACAAGAGAGAATTCTTTTAATAGCAGAATGTAAAATGTCTTCTTTAGTTATTTAAAAGTAAGCTTTGTACTCTGAGGCCGTTgtttgtttggtcgctaagtcgaGACCAACTCTTATatgacccatagactgtagcccatcaggctcctctgtccatgatatttcccagacaagaatactggagtgggttgccatttccttttccaagcgatcttcccaacccagggattgaacccaagtctcctgcattgcaggacgattctttaccgctgagccaccaggaaagcccctgaggTCATTAAGGATCGTTATAAGTAGAACGAGCATAGTTTTTATTGCAGAACATGAATTTGCTTCCTGCTTTGGGAGGTCAAGGGTCAGTGTAACCCTGATGGACTTTGTAGGTATTTTCAGGATCAAGAAGCCGTGTTCCCCCACCAGCAATGCAGAGTGTGAATGCATTTCGGGATTCCACTGCCAAGGGGCAGGATGTTCCATGTGTGCAAAGGACTGTAAACAAGGTCAAGAATTAACAAATGAGGGTAAGTTTCCTCTTGTAGGGAAAATTTGTTATCTAGACTTACATCATTCGCTCAGTACATGGTCCTTTGAATATAAAACAGATTTGTAGACCCTTTAAGTAATAAATAATGAACCATGGAGTCACATATCTGATATTTGCAAAATTACTTTTCAGTCAATGAAACTAATTTGAGATGACAAATTTTTTCATCAGAACCATGCTTTTTCATGTATATGCAATACTATACATATAATTAGAATAAAACCTTTAGTCATATTAGGGTTTCATTTCAAGAAAAACTGTTGAACAATCTGTGTAGATTGTATTAAGCTAATAACTTTATTACAGgattatatttatcatatacTGTTCAAGAAGAATTGTTTATCACTAATGAAATTCAGGAAGAATTGTTGGATAATCAGCACAGATCATATTAAATTAATGACTTTATTGTTATGAGATCATGTTCATCTCAGGGAaagtttaaaatgataaaaatacttcctcttattattcctttaatttttataaaaggttGTAAAGACTGCTCTTTTGGGACATTTAATGATCAGGAACACGGCATCTGTCGACCTTGGACAGAGTATGTATCACTTCTTTTTGCTTAAAAGTAAAGTGTCTGGGTTAACTTTTccaactgatgcttttaaaatttttagttaattaattattttaatgggaggataattgcttgacaacgttgtgttgttttctgccatgcatcaacatgaatcagccataggtatgcatatgttccctccctcctgaacttccctcccactcaCTGATGCTTTTTTAAACCTGTCAAGTGTAAATATGGAGTAACTGTGCAAACAGGCAGCATGGGAATGGTATGAGGTCATTGTGACTGGTCTGTCAAAATGGGCATTTTCTCCAGGAGTAATGCCCAGAACAGCTAAGTCAGATTTGCCAGTGGAACTTAGTTACTGTCTGCCCCAAGGGTTCTTCTGTCTCCCTCCAATCTCTTTGCTGCCTCTAATCTTTCCTTATTGATCAGTCCATCTTCAAGTGCTCGTGCCAGCACTGATAATGATATAGAAGAGGGTAAAGTATATTTCCTTTCCTCAGAACCATTAACATAGACTTGGGCAAATAAGACCATCCCAGGCAGTCAAACAGCCAACAGTGTATTTTGTATGCCTTTgttctttttgcattttattttcttacaagatcatttttattattattttacatttacattctTATTGGGTTTTACAAAAGTATTGATTCATAGCACATTAgaaagttttgtctttttttttttttgtcttttgacaCAAATAGTTCTGAGCAGTGAAGTGAGTCTGTGTGGAAAGTGGGATTGAACTGGTTTTGGGGAATGGGTGGGTTCATGTTAGGTAAAGGACATGAGAGAGACATAGgacaatgatgatgatgttgGTGGTGACCACAgtcatgtgcttagttgctcagtcatgtccgactctttgcgatcccataggctatagcccaccaggctcatctattcgtggggattctccaggcaagaatactggagtgggttgccatgccctcctccaggagatctttccaacctagagatcagacccaggtctcctgcattgcaggcagattctttaccatctgagccaccagggaagtcccaacaatgaTTATGGCTACAATTAATAGGGAGTGAGCCAGGTGCATAAAATCATTTACTCTTCACAACAGCCCTGGGACATGGAtatcttatttttcagatgagcTGTAGAGAAATTTcccaacttgcccaaggtcattctGCGAAAAGACCAACTCAGGACTCAAACTCTGATCTGTCATATGCCAACACATCATGGGGTTAGGAAATCCTAACCCTatgaaggagacccagggttcgatccctagattgggaagatcccttcaagaagggaatggctacccattccagtattcttgcctgggaaatcccacggacagaggagcctggctggctacagtccatggggttgcaaagagtcggacatgactgagcaactgtcacacACTCCGCTACAACCCTAAGCTAAGTTGTCTGTCCTTTCTGTGCGCCAGAGATGCTCAAATACACTTAAGAAGGTGGAGGTGACAGACTAACCAGGCAACAGCCTGATGTAGGCTCTCATGGGCCAGGGTTCTCCAGactgggaaggaagaagaagCCAGTTGGGCAAGTAGAGTGAGATGGACTGTGGAGAGCTGTGAAAGGCAAGTGAACACTGGAGGAAGCCCAATGTTCAGTGAagtttttcaaaatgtctttGCTTTGTCTATAAACCCAAATCCACATACCCTTGTCACTAGAACTCCTTAATCGAGTAGAAAatgtcagtcttttaaaattagaatgatCTGTACCTGAATTAATTATTTGAACTCTTTTCATTGAACCCTCTAAGCTGTTCTTTGAATGGAAAGGCTGTCCTTGTAAACGGGACGAAGGAAAATGACGTAGTGTGTGGACCACCGCCACCTGACTTCTCTCCAGGTGCATCCTCCACCATCGTGCCTGCCTCTGGGAGAGAGCCAGGTAGCTGGTTTGTTGCTGTTAAATAAGTGAATGTATCATGGCCATTCTGGTTGGCATCTAAATCACCCCAATGTCCTGATGTCTTGCATGTTAATCTATAGCAGGCACCTCCGACACGCCTTCTTTCTCTTACTCTGGCTTCAAGGGACCCatctctttcatcagtgtttattATTCAGTCTGGGTTACATATTAATGAGCAGAGCAAGACGAGATTGGATCCAAATAGACACTAACCCCTTTGATCTTGCCAAATAACAATAGTGATAGAGTCCCATGTTTCCTATATCCTAGAAGGCCAAACCACTTAATTTTGTGGGTCTCTAGGaaaattattgggcttccctggtggctcagtggtaaagaatccacctgccaattcaggaaacgtgggttcaatccctgggtcgggaagatcccctggagaaggaaatggcaacccactctagtattcttgcctggagaactccatggacattggagcctgttggactacagtccatggggtagaaaaagagtcagatacgacatAGTCACTAAAAGTCAACAACAAAGGAACAACATTattaaggttttttgttttgttttgttttttttacgtTTTCTTAACAAGCAAGCAGGCAAATTTACTAAAAGAGCTGGTGGGAGATGCCCGAAGCACCTCTTCTCATGGTGAAGAGTTTACAAATGCAAGTTTACatcagcatatttggaaaattatatttttgcctcagttttccttttgctcttttttgtttttcaaactttaaactttttattttgtattggctGTTTTGTTAatagccaattagcaatgttttggtagtttcaggtgaacatctAAGGGACTTAGccgtacatacatacatgtatccatgctCCTCCACAccactc
The sequence above is a segment of the Ovis aries strain OAR_USU_Benz2616 breed Rambouillet chromosome 12, ARS-UI_Ramb_v3.0, whole genome shotgun sequence genome. Coding sequences within it:
- the TNFRSF9 gene encoding tumor necrosis factor receptor superfamily member 9; translation: MQDFIMGNGYYNIVATVLLVMNLERTRSLQGFCNCSAGTFCGKSSLEPCISCPLNSFSSTSGQKSCDICRKCEGIFRIKKPCSPTSNAECECISGFHCQGAGCSMCAKDCKQGQELTNEGCKDCSFGTFNDQEHGICRPWTDCSLNGKAVLVNGTKENDVVCGPPPPDFSPGASSTIVPASGREPGLTSQIIIFFLALTSAAMLCLATFVFLRFSVVKQGRKKLLYIFKQPFMRPVQTAQEEDACSCRFPEEEEGECEL